DNA from Acetobacter aceti NBRC 14818:
TCAGCGTGTGGGCGCGTATATAAAAGAAAAAGTCGGTTAACGACTATCGGAGCACCATGACAGCCCGGAAAAAACTGATCGGCGAACTGATCGCCGAATGTGTTGCGGTTTTCATAATCATCCTGTTCGGTGATTCTGTGGCCGCGATGTACACCCTGTACGACCCCAGCCCGTACAAGACGGCATACTGGGGCGTCTGTATTGTGTGGGGCCTCGGCGTCACGATCGCTATTTATGCGACGGGCGCTGTTTCCGGCACACACGCCAATCCGGCGGTGACGGTGGCGCTTGCCATATATCGCGGGTTTTCATGGGCAAAGGTCGCGCCGTATTGCGCCGCTCAGATTCTGGGCGGCTTTCTGGGCGCAGGTGTGGTCTACACGATGTTCTCACCTGTCATCGAGCATTTTGCCATTTCGCATGGTCTCGATCGTCTTCATGACGGTGCGGCGGCGGGCGTGTTTTTCACGCATCCGGGTGAATTCGTCACACCACTTCACTCCTTCGTGGTTGAAACCATTCTGACAGCCATGCTGGTTTTCGGAATTTTCGCAATTACCTACGAACACAACACCATGGCGCCGGAGGCGAATTCCGGTGCGCTGATTATCGGTCTTCTCGTGGCCGCCATCGGCGCTTCCGCCGGATATCTTGATGCGTGGGCCATCAATCCGGCGCGTGATTTTGGCCCACGCCTGTTCTGTTATTTCGCAGGCTGGGGACCGCAGGCGTTGCCATCTCCGGGAAATTACTGGTGGGTGCCCATTTTAGGCCCGATTTCTGGTGGCGTAATCGGAGCCGGATTTTACCGGACGCTTATCCAGCCTTTCATGCCGAGGCCTGCTGTGGCGGCGTCCTCGATCGAAACTTCTGTCTGACCGTTAAGGAGCTGCCATCATGATCAAACAGGATCGTATTCTGGCGATTGACCAGGGAACCACTTCAACCCGTAGCATTGTCTTTG
Protein-coding regions in this window:
- a CDS encoding MIP/aquaporin family protein, with translation MTARKKLIGELIAECVAVFIIILFGDSVAAMYTLYDPSPYKTAYWGVCIVWGLGVTIAIYATGAVSGTHANPAVTVALAIYRGFSWAKVAPYCAAQILGGFLGAGVVYTMFSPVIEHFAISHGLDRLHDGAAAGVFFTHPGEFVTPLHSFVVETILTAMLVFGIFAITYEHNTMAPEANSGALIIGLLVAAIGASAGYLDAWAINPARDFGPRLFCYFAGWGPQALPSPGNYWWVPILGPISGGVIGAGFYRTLIQPFMPRPAVAASSIETSV